A genomic region of Leptolyngbya sp. NIES-2104 contains the following coding sequences:
- a CDS encoding phosphoribulokinase produces MSQRPIILGIVGDSAAGKTTLTRGIAQVLGEENVTIICTDDYHKYDRAERSQIGITALHPDCNHLDIMQQHLSLLRSGQPILKPNYSHKTGTFEAPTYIKPNRFVIIEGLLGYSTRVARDCYDVKVYLAPPEELRARWKVKRDTQKRGYTEEQVLEELQKREPDSAEYIRPQRAWSDMVVSFCPPSALPINGHLDVKLVLRPTIPHPELTRVVGGDDPTRSAIRLGLDRDMGKPVDVLEIDGHATKDQVVHLERFICDELPALSNVCNPTGDTELGKVSGTTGEMIQSYPLAMTQLLIVYHMIKATKAL; encoded by the coding sequence ATGTCACAGCGCCCAATTATTCTTGGCATTGTTGGAGATAGTGCGGCTGGAAAAACAACCCTAACACGTGGAATTGCTCAGGTACTGGGCGAAGAGAATGTGACGATTATTTGTACGGACGATTATCACAAATACGATCGCGCTGAACGTTCTCAAATCGGAATCACGGCACTGCACCCGGACTGTAATCATTTAGACATCATGCAGCAGCATTTGTCGTTATTGCGATCGGGTCAACCGATTCTGAAGCCAAATTACAGTCACAAAACCGGAACGTTTGAGGCTCCAACTTACATTAAGCCGAATCGCTTTGTGATTATCGAGGGCTTGCTGGGGTATTCGACTCGTGTGGCGCGGGATTGTTATGACGTGAAAGTGTATCTTGCGCCGCCTGAAGAGCTACGTGCTCGATGGAAGGTTAAACGGGATACTCAGAAGCGGGGTTATACAGAGGAACAAGTTTTAGAAGAGTTGCAGAAACGAGAGCCAGATTCAGCCGAGTATATTCGCCCGCAGCGAGCTTGGTCGGATATGGTGGTGAGCTTTTGTCCGCCGAGCGCTTTACCCATTAACGGACATTTGGATGTGAAATTGGTGTTGCGTCCGACGATTCCACATCCGGAGTTAACGCGAGTGGTAGGAGGGGATGACCCGACGCGATCGGCGATTCGGTTGGGACTCGATCGAGATATGGGTAAGCCTGTGGATGTGCTGGAAATCGATGGACACGCAACAAAAGATCAGGTGGTGCATTTAGAGCGATTTATTTGCGATGAGCTTCCAGCGTTGTCAAATGTGTGTAATCCAACAGGCGATACGGAATTAGGGAAAGTGTCGGGAACGACTGGGGAGATGATTCAGAGCTATCCGCTGGCGATGACTCAATTATTGATTGTGTATCACATGATCAAGGCAACGAAGGCGTTGTAG
- a CDS encoding 2-phosphosulfolactate phosphatase family protein, which translates to MKFSVFHTPELTPVQNSADCAIAIDVLRATSTIATALSSGAEAVHVFSDMEKLVHESEALPPEKRLRAGERGGSKVAGCDLGNSPLDCTPELMSGKRLFISTTNGTRALQKIQASPTVLAAALINRHAVVEYLVEHQPETVWIVGAGWEGSFALEDTVCAGAIVQSVAERLGLSIGELVGNDEMVGAVSLYQQWKDNLLSLMYHASHGKRLLRLNCLEDLKYCSTLDSLDVLPIQTEIGTLVKHKAIVNSVLNPQLSNAASR; encoded by the coding sequence ATGAAATTTTCTGTTTTCCACACGCCCGAACTCACGCCCGTACAGAACTCTGCTGATTGTGCGATCGCGATTGATGTGCTCCGGGCAACCAGCACGATCGCGACGGCTTTGTCTTCGGGTGCGGAGGCGGTTCACGTCTTCAGCGACATGGAAAAGCTAGTTCACGAGAGTGAGGCACTTCCACCCGAAAAGCGCCTGAGAGCTGGAGAACGCGGCGGCAGTAAAGTTGCAGGCTGCGATTTAGGCAATTCTCCGCTCGATTGCACTCCTGAACTGATGAGCGGCAAACGCCTGTTTATCAGTACCACGAACGGAACTCGCGCCCTGCAAAAGATTCAAGCGTCTCCGACTGTGTTAGCTGCTGCCCTGATCAATCGTCATGCGGTTGTAGAGTATTTGGTCGAGCATCAGCCAGAAACGGTCTGGATCGTGGGCGCAGGGTGGGAAGGGTCATTTGCGCTAGAAGATACGGTCTGCGCGGGCGCGATCGTACAAAGTGTGGCGGAACGTCTCGGATTATCGATCGGGGAATTGGTCGGAAATGATGAGATGGTCGGCGCGGTGTCGCTGTATCAGCAGTGGAAGGACAATCTTCTCAGTCTGATGTATCACGCCAGCCACGGGAAGCGGTTACTGCGATTGAACTGTTTGGAAGATTTGAAGTATTGTTCGACGCTGGATTCGCTTGATGTGCTGCCGATTCAGACCGAGATTGGGACACTTGTGAAGCACAAAGCGATCGTGAATTCTGTGCTGAATCCACAATTGTCGAACGCGGCTTCGAGATAG
- the hflX gene encoding GTPase HflX has product MNRRGQVIRVGVGTLRQTQIPMLELPRYGAERLCGIRCIATQLKQDPPGESMLTVMALQRLDAYVALTLTGGGFERRGGGATGYVRGAYLAHLVPHPEANWTISPPLSLDIVAEQDFLALVEGLEEEFRREYVAQQVDRDHDQVLIVGIQTDDQSPQVFKTGIQELARLVETAGGEVLQTMSQKRPRPHPQTVVGEGKVQEITLAAQTVGANLIVFDRDLSPAQIRNLEMQIGIRIVDRTEVILDIFAQRAQSGAGKLQVELAQLEYMLPRLTGRGQAMSRLGGGIGTRGPGETKLETERRSIQRRITRLQREVNQLQAHRARLRQRRQHEEVPSIAVVGYTNAGKSTLLNALTNAEVYTADQLFATLDPTTRRLTVSDLETYKNTELLLTDTVGFIHELPPSLMDAFRATLEEVTEADALLHVVDLSHPAWQSQIRAVMQILSEMPITPGPALLAFNKIDQVDAERLAIAREEFPQAAFISANERLGLETLRQRLCQLVRYAMTN; this is encoded by the coding sequence GTGAATCGTCGCGGTCAAGTGATTCGCGTCGGAGTCGGAACGCTGAGGCAAACTCAGATTCCGATGCTGGAACTTCCACGCTACGGGGCGGAGCGGCTTTGTGGCATTCGCTGTATTGCAACCCAACTGAAGCAAGATCCACCGGGTGAATCGATGTTAACGGTGATGGCGCTGCAGCGATTAGATGCGTATGTCGCGTTAACGCTGACAGGTGGCGGATTTGAGCGGCGAGGTGGCGGTGCAACGGGATATGTCAGAGGTGCATATCTCGCTCATTTAGTCCCGCATCCAGAAGCAAATTGGACGATTTCGCCACCGTTGAGTTTGGATATTGTTGCAGAGCAGGACTTTCTCGCACTGGTTGAAGGACTAGAAGAAGAATTCCGCCGGGAATACGTCGCGCAACAAGTCGATCGAGATCACGATCAAGTTCTCATTGTTGGAATACAAACTGATGATCAATCCCCGCAAGTATTCAAAACGGGTATTCAGGAATTAGCGCGATTAGTTGAAACGGCGGGCGGTGAAGTGCTGCAAACGATGAGCCAGAAACGCCCCCGCCCGCATCCTCAAACCGTTGTGGGAGAGGGAAAAGTCCAGGAAATTACCTTAGCGGCTCAGACCGTTGGGGCGAATTTGATTGTGTTCGATCGCGATTTGTCCCCGGCTCAAATCCGCAATTTAGAAATGCAGATCGGCATCAGAATTGTCGATCGGACTGAAGTGATTCTCGATATTTTCGCTCAACGCGCTCAGTCTGGAGCCGGAAAACTCCAAGTCGAACTCGCTCAACTTGAATATATGTTGCCAAGACTGACCGGACGCGGGCAGGCGATGTCTCGACTCGGTGGCGGCATCGGGACACGAGGACCTGGAGAAACCAAATTAGAGACAGAACGTCGATCGATTCAGCGGCGAATTACTCGGCTTCAGCGAGAAGTGAACCAGCTTCAGGCACATCGCGCACGATTGCGGCAGCGACGACAGCACGAAGAAGTTCCCTCGATCGCAGTTGTGGGTTATACCAACGCTGGAAAATCGACTTTGTTAAACGCTTTGACCAACGCAGAAGTTTATACTGCGGATCAACTCTTTGCAACACTCGATCCAACCACTCGGAGACTCACGGTATCAGATTTAGAAACGTATAAAAATACAGAGTTACTTCTAACCGACACTGTAGGGTTTATACATGAGTTACCGCCTTCGTTAATGGATGCGTTTCGAGCCACACTCGAAGAAGTGACCGAAGCGGATGCACTTTTGCATGTCGTAGATTTATCGCATCCTGCTTGGCAGAGTCAAATTCGAGCAGTGATGCAAATTCTGTCTGAGATGCCGATTACTCCGGGTCCTGCACTGCTGGCATTCAATAAGATCGATCAAGTCGATGCGGAAAGATTAGCGATCGCTCGTGAAGAGTTTCCGCAAGCGGCATTTATCTCAGCAAACGAACGGTTAGGACTGGAAACACTCCGGCAACGATTGTGTCAACTGGTTCGCTATGCGATGACGAACTGA
- a CDS encoding type II toxin-antitoxin system HigB family toxin translates to MRVISRKKLREFCKGHADACDALYNWYRVSSKANWQDLLEVQQVYPNAEAVGNFTVFNIKGNRYRLVVDLVYRTQRIYIKYILTHAEYDKDEWKNDPYF, encoded by the coding sequence ATGAGAGTTATCAGTCGAAAGAAACTGCGAGAATTTTGTAAGGGTCATGCTGATGCTTGTGATGCCCTTTACAATTGGTATCGAGTCTCAAGCAAAGCGAATTGGCAAGATTTATTGGAGGTGCAGCAGGTTTATCCTAATGCGGAAGCCGTTGGAAATTTTACGGTATTTAATATCAAAGGAAATCGATATCGATTAGTTGTCGATTTGGTTTATCGGACTCAACGAATTTACATTAAATATATTCTGACTCACGCAGAGTATGACAAGGATGAGTGGAAAAATGACCCATACTTTTGA
- a CDS encoding type II toxin-antitoxin system HigA family antitoxin, whose translation MTHTFDRQSYTDLLVRYQPKPILTDAENEAAIALAQELEHRPQRTPEEDLFLELLVTLIEKFENEHEPILSGSASSIVQHLMEVRELDAVDLLPILGTQTAITEILENKRQIQQNEARKLADFFHVDISLFLETS comes from the coding sequence ATGACCCATACTTTTGATAGACAGTCTTACACTGATTTGCTAGTTCGATACCAACCAAAACCAATCTTAACGGACGCTGAAAATGAAGCTGCGATCGCACTTGCACAAGAACTTGAGCATCGCCCTCAAAGAACTCCAGAAGAAGACCTATTTCTAGAGCTTCTAGTTACGTTAATTGAGAAGTTTGAGAATGAACATGAGCCGATTCTATCGGGAAGTGCAAGTTCGATCGTGCAGCATTTAATGGAAGTAAGAGAATTAGACGCAGTTGATTTGCTTCCAATTCTTGGGACACAAACAGCCATAACAGAAATTTTAGAGAACAAACGGCAAATTCAGCAGAATGAAGCTAGAAAGCTCGCAGATTTCTTTCATGTAGATATCAGTTTATTTCTTGAAACATCGTGA
- a CDS encoding S8 family serine peptidase, with amino-acid sequence MASLQPTWSAIAQSTDLIASNFNTGETAWFAIADNRIINRASIPVADPNLQIVDIYDYDRDSRSDLLWNDRRDNSLYFSSNDQCFNLHTLNDLNWQIQRVGDFDRDGDRDILWRNQTTGEVALWQLNGMQIETGRVLATVSDRAWKIADVQDYDNDGDLDILWRHDRSGENVIWRMNGAAIESGFFIASVPDPNWKIVGSGDFNGDQKLDLLWRHNQAGQLAIWQMNGMSIEQGISLSIAVDPSWQVKGIHDYNQDGTDDILWQHTQAGTLQYWAMNQLQPQRSISPENFNSWQIQPFKQSEFTTKVPTYNPNSGYGIVNAGIAIGAAIGQAPFAQVQDTSWALDMMNIPEVWARGYTGQGITIAVIDSGLDLTHSDLKSNLWTNSGEIAGNGIDDDRNGFTDDIHGWNFSLNNNDVSPSSAHGTAVSGIIAAARNNIGITGVAYDAKLMPIRVTNAQDNWNGNLANAIRYAVDNGAKVINLSLWWSDSPQLRDALAYAASRNVITVAAALNEGANQPSHPARYATQFGVAVGAVDRDQRLSSFSNRSGTDPQMRYVLAPGRGIETTIPGNSCQSGWWGTSIAAPYISGVVALMLSANPNLTHDQVRQILIESTTDAS; translated from the coding sequence ATGGCTTCTTTGCAGCCGACTTGGAGCGCAATTGCTCAATCAACAGATTTAATTGCCTCAAATTTCAATACGGGTGAAACGGCTTGGTTTGCGATCGCAGATAATCGCATCATCAATCGCGCTTCGATTCCCGTTGCTGATCCGAATCTTCAAATCGTTGATATTTACGATTACGATCGCGATAGTCGCTCCGATCTCCTTTGGAATGATCGACGCGATAATTCACTGTATTTTTCAAGTAACGATCAGTGTTTCAATCTTCATACACTCAACGATTTAAACTGGCAAATTCAGAGAGTTGGCGATTTCGATCGAGATGGCGATCGCGATATTCTTTGGCGCAATCAAACGACCGGAGAGGTTGCACTTTGGCAATTAAACGGAATGCAGATAGAGACAGGACGAGTTCTCGCAACCGTGAGCGATCGAGCCTGGAAAATTGCGGATGTGCAGGATTATGACAATGATGGCGATTTAGATATTTTATGGCGACACGATCGATCTGGAGAAAATGTGATTTGGCGGATGAATGGAGCCGCGATCGAGTCTGGATTTTTCATCGCTTCAGTTCCAGATCCAAATTGGAAAATTGTTGGTAGCGGTGATTTCAACGGCGATCAAAAGTTGGATTTGTTGTGGCGGCACAATCAAGCAGGACAGCTTGCAATTTGGCAGATGAATGGAATGAGCATCGAACAGGGAATTTCTTTGTCGATCGCGGTTGATCCCAGTTGGCAAGTTAAAGGCATTCACGATTACAACCAAGACGGAACCGATGATATTCTCTGGCAGCATACACAGGCTGGAACGCTTCAATATTGGGCGATGAATCAATTGCAACCGCAGCGATCGATCAGTCCTGAAAATTTCAATAGCTGGCAAATCCAACCATTCAAGCAATCAGAATTTACAACCAAAGTACCAACGTATAATCCGAATTCTGGTTATGGAATCGTAAATGCTGGAATTGCAATTGGAGCAGCGATCGGTCAAGCTCCGTTTGCTCAGGTGCAAGACACGTCTTGGGCACTCGATATGATGAACATTCCAGAGGTTTGGGCGCGTGGATATACCGGGCAAGGAATTACGATCGCGGTGATCGATTCTGGTCTTGATCTAACGCATTCAGATCTCAAATCCAATCTTTGGACGAATTCGGGAGAAATTGCGGGGAATGGAATCGATGACGATCGTAATGGTTTTACCGATGATATTCACGGCTGGAATTTCAGCTTAAACAACAATGATGTTTCACCGTCTAGCGCACATGGAACCGCAGTGAGTGGAATTATTGCCGCAGCTCGAAACAATATCGGGATCACAGGGGTCGCTTACGATGCTAAATTAATGCCAATTCGAGTGACAAATGCTCAGGATAACTGGAATGGTAATTTAGCCAATGCAATCCGATACGCAGTTGATAACGGTGCGAAGGTAATCAATTTATCGCTATGGTGGTCAGACTCTCCACAGTTAAGAGACGCTCTCGCCTATGCTGCAAGTCGAAATGTGATCACGGTAGCAGCAGCACTCAATGAAGGAGCAAACCAGCCGAGTCATCCTGCACGATATGCGACTCAATTCGGTGTAGCAGTAGGAGCGGTGGATCGCGATCAACGTTTATCCTCATTCTCAAATCGTTCCGGTACTGATCCTCAGATGCGCTATGTTCTCGCTCCAGGACGCGGCATCGAAACGACGATTCCAGGAAATTCCTGCCAATCCGGTTGGTGGGGTACATCGATCGCAGCACCGTATATTTCTGGTGTGGTCGCATTGATGCTAAGTGCAAACCCGAACCTAACGCATGATCAAGTGCGGCAGATTTTGATTGAATCGACGACAGATGCAAGTTGA